The nucleotide sequence TTGACACCCAAGTCAGTGATATAAGATAGGTGACTGTAGACGCGAGTGATTAAAGAGTGATGTCCCCATTTTATTATGTTGAAGATAAGCTTTTATACCTGGTTGTAAAGGGACATAATATTCTAGGACATATTGTATGGGAATGTAGCCTCTAACCACCTCTACCAATCTTCTCTTGACATTTTATCCACACGGGTGACAAGGGAGGATAGCCTACAACCACCTGCCTTGGACCCTTGTCCACGTGGGCAAACAAATGGAGGGTAGCCTTCATCTTCTCATTCTAGTTTAGATACCACGTGGAGGCTACGTGTCGAATAATAATTGGCTAACGATGTTTTCCCTCGCAACTAAAGTAGAAGATTAAAGATTCAACAAAGACAAAGAGATGCAACATCTACAAAGACTTCGACAAGAACACTGAAAGAATAAGTGAagaagaatgtcatggacaaatatatacataagatgtttgatataatgtttgTGTATATTCGTAAATTTCGATTTTGTTCAACGGCTTATAGTAGGCTTAGTAACCCCATTTTAATTGGCTTTTGTGACCATTTTATCCTATAAATGCAAGTTATATGAAATCATCACGTAGATGTAAAATTACCCAAAACTAGATTATCCAAATAATCATTTTGGAGGTTTTCTAACTCCGTAGAGTGGTGCAAAGTATTAACTAGTACAATACACTAGAGCTACCATGTGACACATAATTAGATAAACCATTGGGGTATTATCTAGAGTTGTTCACTATCTTATGTTGTAGTAGCATCATGTGAGCACTTATAATGACTTTTGATCTCAGCGAACCACCTTGGACCTTGTGCCGTGCGATCATTTAGAGCTTACgaagtttatatttataatttatattacctATCAAGTATTTTGCTAAAATGTGTGCTTGTGAAATCCTGAGTTAAACATTTCTTCTAATTTGTTTCACTTTTGAATGTCTTTATGGGATCATAAAAGGTTTCAGGGAGACTAACCCTTTACGGATGAATACTTAAGGATATTGTACAACTTAAACAAAACTAACTAAATCCGTaagatttaattaaaaatatatttaaaataaattatgaatataataatataaaaatatcaaaatatatgaaaaataaaaatcaggGTTTATAAGGGAAAAGACAGAAACTTTCAGTGTCTCTAACGAGACGTATGAATGTGTTGCATGATACAGCAATCTTGAATCTAAATTTTTCTATGGCAAGCTTAACCAAGTAACGTCTTGAAATGTTTAGGTAAAGTTGAACTCATAAAGAACAATGCAACTATTTTTCCTTGCaccaaaaataaatgaaaatgttATCAGGAAGTAtgacaaagaacaaaaaaaaggaagtGAAAGTTAGAAGATTGACACCCAACACCACTCTCAACTGAATAAACTTAGAATTACTTAAATACCTGAATCAATGTCAGCAACACATTTAAACTGCTGCAGAAACATCAAGATTTGTCGATCCTGTATTCAAGACTCTTGCGCATTATCCGGCCTACTGTATCAACTTATTGGATGTGTTGTTATTAATTTTCCAGCTTACTAAAATTATTCACAGCGTTTAGCATCacattgagattaaaaaaaaattaccatATTAATTTGCGCTAAATTTTTGAAAACTAATCCATTGACTTGTTCTATTCTTCTATATCAAACACAAAAAGAAAAGGCAGAGCAAATGACTGAAAATATGAATACGGAGAAGCTAGTTTCTCGTGATTCAGTTAGGTAATACCGCAGATAGGATTCAACATCTGAACAAGATTTCAGATTGCTACCAAAAGCTCTTCTGACAAAACTGATACAGTCAGTATATGATACAGAAGTAGGATCAAACTAAAGATAAAGAGAATAGACTTAATTCACTTAAATTAAGAACTTATGATTAAATAAGGATTGGAATTTTAAGGAAGAAAATATCCTACTATCCTTCCCTCTCAAGCAGCTGGTGACGGGGAAGGAAGAGATGTGGACAACAAGAGATGAAGTGCGTCACGCTAGTTTAATCTCATATCAAAAGTGGGAGGATACTTTAATTGGTTTATAGGGGCTTGATGGTATACAATCAATTTGGGCTCAAGCCGTTTTGCTCATGTGATTCTAGATCTATCAAGTAAATGAGTCAATTATCTCATCAAGTTGATTTCATTACAATTATATATAAGTTACCTTAGTTTAGTCCCATAATAGTCATCTCTGATGGGATGATTTAATCATTAACTTcgttatcaaaatatttaaaatgatagATTAACATATCCTTTGATGATTGGATCTGATTCATTAGGTTTATTGAGCCTAAACTACTAgatcaaaataatttaaatttgggTTAGCGATACCATACCCATTAGAcctttataaataaatttaatattttatcaactaccaaactgaaagaataaatgcaCATCCAAACTAAGTCGAAAAGGGCTATTCATCCAAGACTAAATGCACATCGTAGCTTGAAGCCACAACACCGCAAGTTTAGTCCATGGGAAGAGACTTGAATTGTTAAAAATGTAAGTGACGCGAGATTGGGCAGGTAAATGATCCTACATAAGCAAAGAGCCTGACAAAGCACCAACGCAAAAGAAAACTCGGATTAGAGAATCGACGGATCGAAGATAGAGCAGAAGCTTTACCGATACCCAAATCCAAGAAACCCAGGACAAGATCCAGAGAAACTATGAAGAAAAGAATGAACAAGAAGGCAACATAACAGTTGGGTTAGAGAATCGATGGATCGAATACCGAGCATAAACGTCGCCGAGATTGCTCCGTGGTGCAATTGATCGTTCAAGAACGAGGATGCCTGAGCGGATGGCGGAGAGACCTAGAAGGATTCTGAGCGATCGAGGGCGGAAAGCCGAAACCGAGCAAAGAACAAGCCCTAATCTACacaagtggaggaggaggaggaggaggaatgccATCGCCCGAAACCGTCGGGGATGGGATTGGTGAGCCGAGAGCGAGATAGCGAGCCTTTTATAGCTACGGTTGCGAGCGGGGCTGTTACGATCCCAACGGCGAAGAGCTTATTTAAGACGCGGCGATCTCCGTGCAGTCTATCCGTTATAAACCATGTTGGCGAGATGACGTAACAGCAAATCGGGTTCTATTTATAGAACCCCGTGACAAAGTAGCCCAACGAGTCGGAACATACCACTATTTCCGTTACGGAATATATCGGTTCTGAACGATAACAACACCTTCGCATCAATGTTATTTCTCTATGTATACTGTGAATTGGATTCATCCTTTTTCGATTGCTGAAATATAATTCAGCCGTTACCAATATAACTCGAGAATTGAAAGCACAAAATATCTAAAGATATTGCTCAACAAGTAAATATAAATTGCTCATCTCTGCAGCTATCACACGGGTGGAAACTAGGGTAGACAGGGTTCCCGGACAGAGGAGTAGGCGAAGCACCGCCCCatcttgttttatatatatatatatatatatatatatatatatatatatatatatatatatatatatataagaattaaaATTAGGGGAATGCAtatgaaaataacaaataattgaCCTTATCTGTAATTTTGACCTACGCTCGTTACGGCAGCAATGGGTCCCGCACACGGTCCAATGTGACGCTCATTTACGGGTGGAAACTAGGGTAGACGCCGTTCCCGGACAAAGGAGTAGGCGAATCACTTGTTTCAGTCGGCTGGCTTTTGTCTTGTAAGGTTAAACCCTTAAAGAGGCGGAGGAGAAGCCAGTGCTTGGGTCTCGAGAGCGAGATGGCGGGGGCGAGGAAGGTGGTCGTCGCTGCTCTCCAGTTCGCCTGCTCCGACTCGGTCTCGGAGAACGTCGATACCGCTGAGAGGTAGCCCCTTCAATCAATCACGTTGTCCAAACTCCATCTTTGAACCAGATCCCgtctctctcttcttttgcttTTATTCACATCCATCCACCGCAAGAAAATTTTCCTTCGTTTCTGATGAaagataaagaaaataaatcGTTTTGCCCCATTCGATTTCTCAATCTCCGCAAACTCTGTGATGCCAAAGTCGGTGGGAGTGATCAGGAAGTGATCTTCTTACGTAGGAATTGTTGGTTGTTAGTGAAAAAAAGCATAATTAGACTCCGAAATTTTTGCTTTCTCTTTAGTTTGTCTTAGTGTAGACAGATTACTTGTGGGTCGAACTAAGATTTGTAGAAGCACCTGCAGTCCATTACAGTCAGTTGATATTGCGAGCATTAGACTGTTGCTCTAGCAGTTACTTGTGGTTGTAAGATTGACTTCCGTCGGAATCTGATGATGTTGAATTCTCTGGTTCTGTTGGTGATGAGAACTTGAAGCGAAAGATTCTTATTATATTAGTTTTTGAGTCAAAAGAATAATATTGAAGTCATTGGGCTTTGATCGATAGGATTCTAGCTCTCGAGTCCTTCATAATAGTTTTGGTAGTACAAGAATAACAGCCACAACAAACTGTGATGTCCTGACAATAATAATTTAGGTAGCATgccattgatatgaaacatcaatttgaACACATTCCATTGGTTTTTGTATGCAAAAACCTTTTATCGCTTATGTCTTAGTTGTTAGGACCAGAACTTTTTCATCGAAAAAGACTTTTTGGTTGTTGCTATCTGATTTATATATTTCTTGTAATACTCAATATGATAAATACCTAAACACTTTTCTTTTTTGCAGGTTAGTAAGAGCTGCTCATAAGAAGGGGGCAAACATTGTTCTCATTCAGGTACACAATCTCACATATTTCGCTTATAGTTGGTGGTCGAAATAGTCGGTGATTGAACACCGAGACAGCCTCCTATCTTATCAAAATTATTTAGACAAAATGTGTAATCATGTGCGTGGAGCTTAGTGACtgttttggtgtgattgcttaattTTCATTCTAATGACATTCTAGCTCAACTCTAAGGTGGATGATTTATTACAACTCTTGATGTGTAAAGTTGTTGCTCATTCCATCTTAAGGGATTtattttttcactaattcatctatgaaagaaaaatcttTCTTGTACTGAGGATGCTAGGCATAAAGCACTCATTGGTAATTATAATAACTATACGGTGTTATGCCCTTCTGTTTTGATGAGTGTTATCTTCACTGCTACACTTTCATGCTTTGTTCAAGAAACAATGAAAAATCACTTATTGGGATGCACATATACTACAGGATGAGCCAAAAAATATATCTGACATGCCTCATTGTGTTCCTCAGAATTGTCCAATAAGTTAATAAAGTAAGAATTCTCACTAAAATTATTAATTGGAGGGTGAAGCCTCCCTTTTTAGACTTATATTCTCTACTTACCTGCACAGTTATGCTTCCCATGATACTCACTGATTCTAGAAGAGTCATAATTCATTTGATGTGCCCATGAGAGAGATTCtagcatatatatatactgcTGACTTTCACATTTACAGCAGCACTTACTACAGTATTTTCTGTGTTTGTTAAGGTTCCTACAGGTGGTTTGTATCTAATTTGGTTTTCTTCTACCCGGTTACATTTTTCAGGAACTATTTGAGGGTTATTATTTCTGTCAAGCCCAACGAGCAGATTTCTTTCAACATGCTAAGCCATACAAAGAGCATCCTACAATTTTAAGGTGACCGCAAACTCTATCAGGAAACTCAAGCCTCTTGCATTGACATGTGGACAAATGAAAAGAATTGCAATATAATATTTTGCAGGATGCAGAAACTTGCTAAGGAGTTAGGTGTTGTAATACCTGTGAGTTTCTTTGAAGAGGCAAATAATGCTCATTATAATTCAGTAGCAATTATTGATGCAGATGGGACGGACCTTGGTTTATACAGGAAATCACATATTCCAGATGGACCAGGCATGAATTATCTTAATGatgaatttttaatttttgacttAAGAATAATGAATTTTTAATAAAGAATTATCAATATCACTATATTGGACCAACCTACTTTTCATCTTTTCTTAATaatgaatttttaatttttgtttaggcTACCAAGAAAAATTTTATTTCAACCCAGGAGACACTGGCTTCAAGGTATGACATAAGTTCTTAGGTTTGTGCAAAAAAATTTTGTTGGATGTTAGCAAATGTGATGCATAATTTCTCTGTGTAACTTGTATGGATACTTGACAAATTGACCTTTTCTTTGGTGTGTCTGGAATTAGGTATTCACAACCAAGTTTGCAAGGATTGGAGTTGGTAAGTAAATTGCTCATCAATAACCACAAGTGGTTTGAGTTGTTGGATATGCATATCTTTGCATCTTTGTGTCAATCATGATAGTTGTTACATTAGCTAGCCTGACAAATGTTTCTCAAGTGTCCTCAATTTAGAGAATTCATTCCTTGTCTTGGCAGCAATTTGCTGGGATCAGTGGTTTCCTGAAGCTGCTAGAGCTATGGCACTTCAGGGAGCTGAAATATTATTTTACCCTACTGCTATCGGATCAGAACCCCAAGATGAAGGGCTTGACTCTCGTGAACACTGGAAACGAGTAATGCAAGGACATGCTGGTGCTAATTTGGTAACATGATATCATAGATCTTGATTGACTTTTTAATAGGAACTTCAATGCAGAATCATCAGAGATATTTTTCCTCTGCTAGTCATTACCGTAATGTAATTTTGATGATGCAGGTCCCACTTGTAGCTTCTAACCGAATCGGAAAGGAGACGATCGAAACAGAACATGGAAACAGCACGATCACATTTTATGGCAATTCTTTCATAGCAGGTACCAAGCCTACTAGATgctctcttgagtgttaagcctTTTCATGCTAATGGTATGATGTTTTGTTGTCACAGCACTAAACATAATGATTGTTGTGAAAACAGGACCAACTGGAGAACTGGTGGCACTTGCAAATGACAAGGATGAGGAGATTTTGGTTGCAGAGTTTGACTTGGATAAAATTAAAGCTCAGAGGCTCAGCTGGGGGATTTTTCGAGATCGGCGTCCAGACCTGTACAAGGTATTGTTAACGCTCGATGGTGCCAAATGATATCCATGACTAGAAGATTTTCCAAATCGAGTTTTCCGTGGATTGCTTGTTACAGAGGTTAATGTATCACTGCCATAAATCCTCATTACAAAAATGACCAAGTCATGTGTATCAAATACTTCTCATTCAACTCACTTCTCTTGCTTGTGCTTAGAGATCTAATAATCAACGATGATATattgggaatattgataaggacTTCAAAGCATGATTCGTCTTACTAGTCCGTATCAAGATACCGATCGATTATCGGTATCGACACATGACATAGTGGGATGTATCGACAGACCAGTATATATCGTCCATATCGGTCTTATATTGGATCGGTATATATCATTCATACTGAACGGTATGTTGTAGTATGATGAAACTTGCTTTGAATTCATCAATAATGTCagatttaacatttttattctttttctttcaccGGACTGGTGACTGTCGTTTTAGTTCATTTTTGAGCCAAGTACCCCCATCTTTTTCCTTGCTTTTTGCTTGTGTGCTTTTTATTTCATCCTCAAATGCACTTTGTTGGCTTCCCTGTTCTATTACCTATCTCTACATTGTGTCTTGGGTTATATGAAGTATTGAACCTAATCAATATGCTCTTCTTGTCGTCCCTGCCCTATTACCTATCTCTACGGTGGGTCTTCAGTAATGAAGTATTTAACCGAATCAAAAGTAGGACATGTTTGCTTTCCAGACTGCATAATCTTCTTACATTTGCAATGTGTTTGAACCGAGGATTTTATTTTACTGGCATTCTCAACACTAAATCCATTGCAACCTTACATTTGTTAGTCTCCTGTCATTTGATACCAGAAACACTACACAGAAAGGTACATATGAGCTTAGCATGAGGGAGAAGACCAAACACTTATAACTGTTTCACCCCCTTTCTGACCAAATCGCACAAGATTTATGAACGTTTAGAACAAAGTAATCTTTCAATGGGGCCAAGAAACCCAGAACTCATATCAACCTATATTGTCATAGGAGCATCAGAATTCTCATAACAAGTGACTAACCCCTTATTCCTTTGCCAGAGTGGGTCTCCTCTGTTCTCTCCCCTCCCTCTACtaatttatcttcttcttcttgttgctcGGCCACGTCTTTATTGTTTGGATGGGCTAACTGCAGCAAAAGCCGGCCATTTTCCCTGGTGGCTTGCAAGCATGTGGGCAGTTTGATCTTTTTG is from Musa acuminata AAA Group cultivar baxijiao chromosome BXJ1-6, Cavendish_Baxijiao_AAA, whole genome shotgun sequence and encodes:
- the LOC135676509 gene encoding N-carbamoylputrescine amidase-like, producing the protein MAGARKVVVAALQFACSDSVSENVDTAERLVRAAHKKGANIVLIQELFEGYYFCQAQRADFFQHAKPYKEHPTILRMQKLAKELGVVIPVSFFEEANNAHYNSVAIIDADGTDLGLYRKSHIPDGPGYQEKFYFNPGDTGFKVFTTKFARIGVAICWDQWFPEAARAMALQGAEILFYPTAIGSEPQDEGLDSREHWKRVMQGHAGANLVPLVASNRIGKETIETEHGNSTITFYGNSFIAGPTGELVALANDKDEEILVAEFDLDKIKAQRLSWGIFRDRRPDLYKVLLTLDGAK